A single window of Zea mays cultivar B73 chromosome 10, Zm-B73-REFERENCE-NAM-5.0, whole genome shotgun sequence DNA harbors:
- the LOC100280169 gene encoding aspartic proteinase-like isoform X1, which translates to MGRGRGHLLLPAAAACLWALSCALLLHASPHGAGAGAGGLLRVGLSRRGGGLDQRALAAAKAARQQEASRLGASGGGDVPLVDYLNTQYYGVVGIGTPPQNFTVIFDTGSSNLWVPSSRCYFSIACYLHHRYKSAKSSTYKADGETCKITYGSGSIAGFFSDDDVLVGDLTVKNQKFIETTRESSITFIIGKFDGILGLGYPEISVGKAPPIWQSMQEQELLAEDVFSFWLNRSPDAAAAGGELVFGGVDPAHFSGNHTYVPVSRKGYWQFDMGDLLIDGHSTGFCAKGCAAIVDSGTSLLAGPTAIIAQVNEAIGADGIISTECKEVVSQYGEMILDMLIAQTDPQRVCSQVGLCVFDGARSVSEGIESVVGKENLGSDVMCSACQMAVVWIENQLRENKTKELILQYANQLCERLPSPNGESTVSCQEISKMPSLAFTIANKTFTLTPQQYIVKLEQGGQTVCISGFMAYDVPPPRGPLWILGDVFMGAYHTVFDFGNDRIGFAESA; encoded by the exons atggggcgcgggcgcggccacctcctgctgccggcagcagccgcctGCCTGTGGGCGCTGTCGTGCGCGCTGCTGCTGCACGCGTCCCCTCACGGCgctggcgccggcgccggcggcctGCTGAGGGTCGGGCTCAGCAGGCGCGGCGGCGGGCTCGACCAGCGCGCGCTGGCGGCGGCCAAGGCCGCGAGGCAGCAGGAGGCAAGCCGTCTCGGGGCCTCCGGCGGCGGCGACGTCCCTCTCGTCGACTACCTCAACACCCAGTACTACGGGGTCGTCGGCATCGGCACGCCGCCGCAGAACTTCACCGTCATCTTCGACACCGGCAGCTCCAACCTCTGGGTCCCCTCCTCCAGATGCTACTTCTCG ATTGCCTGCTACCTGCACCACAGATACAAGTCGGCCAAGTCTAGCACGTACAAGGCGGACG GCGAGACCTGCAAGATCACCTACGGCTCCGGCTCGATCGCCGGGTTCTTCAGCGACGACGACGTGCTGGTCGGGGACCTGACCGTCAAAAACCAG AAGTTCATCGAGACAACGCGCGAAAGCAGCATAACGTTCATAATCGGCAAGTTCGACGGCATCCTCGGTCTCGGATACCCCGAGATCTCCGTCGGCAAGGCTCCTCCGATCTG GCAGAGCATGCAGGAGCAGGAGCTGCTGGCGGAGGACGTCTTCTCCTTCTGGCTGAACCGGAGCCCGGAcgcggcggcggccggcggcgagctcGTCTTCGGCGGCGTCGACCCTGCGCACTTCAGCGGGAACCACACCTACGTCCCCGTCTCCCGCAAGGGATACTGGCAGTTCGACATGGGGGACCTTCTCATCGACGGCCACTCCACCGGTTTCTGCGCCAAGGGGTGCGCTGCCATCGTCGACTCCGGGACTTCCTTGCTCGCTGGCCCAACG GCCATAATTGCCCAGGTGAACGAAGCGATCGGGGCAGACGGGATCATCAGCACGGAGTGCAAGGAAGTTGTGAGCCAGTACGGAGAGATGATCCTCGACATGCTCATCGCACAG ACGGATCCACAGAGGGTGTGCAGCCAGGTTGGTCTGTGCGTGTTCGATGGCGCTCGATCTGTCAG CGAGGGGATTGAATCTGTCGTCGGGAAAGAAAACCTGGGCTCAGATGTCATGTGCTCGGCCTGTCAGATGGCTGTCGTGTGGATAGAGAACCAGCTCCGCGAAAACAAGACCAAGGAGCTCATACTGCAGTACGCTAACCAG CTGTGTGAGCGTCTGCCGAGCCCCAACGGAGAGTCAACAGTCAGCTGCCAGGAGATCTCCAAGATGCCCAGCCTTGCGTTCACCATCGCAAACAAGACCTTCACCCTAACACCCCAGCAG TACATTGTGAAGCTGGAGCAAGGAGGCCAAACCGTCTGCATCAGTGGGTTCATGGCGTATGACGTGCCACCGCCGCGTGGTCCTCTCTG GATTCTTGGGGACGTCTTCATGGGAGCTTACCACACGGTGTTCGACTTCGGCAACGACAGGATTGGCTTCGCGGAATCTGCATGA